In one window of Prosthecobacter sp. SYSU 5D2 DNA:
- a CDS encoding ABC transporter permease subunit: protein MSPSPSDAHSQPTSSATGPSRPVPERFIVSKGTLRWDRFMNSAIVFGGIGIIVAVFGIFAFIALEIAPLFKGAHIEEKSQVLLAAPEGAVVGLDEWSELPFYFDGGAGVVFQPVKGGAAQRLPTGLPEGTEITAKRHDPLKGRVVIGTADGQVGFVGVTYLSEYQAEGPALVKPSVKAEPLLAMKEGVTAPVLDMDYADAGDKKLFAAIQEVDGQRTLTTLSLRQKKSLMGKGKTEVDGRDDLTALMEGARPQRVLVAGTADSLLALTDAGEVMYFFRLSSGWELRQRFKPFDGGQVTGVDYLFGQVSVVCYNEKGQVRIYSLFVPEGGTMRLFGLTKEFQPIDGPITFYRASQRNKSFLVGNKKECALCYATTASVRRHVDLPFEAVSVAMDAKAEHMGFLDTQGKMHLYEISDPHPEAGWRAFFGEVWYEGFAKPKYEWQSTSGTDDFEPKLSLIPLIAGSLKGTFYAMLFAVPIALLAAIYTSQFLAPGMKRIVKPSMEIMASLPSVVLGFLAALWLAPLIENRIPSILLAIVSIPVSASLLGLLWGQMPIARRNRLPKGTEYMLIAPVMLVFAWAGWHLGPALEEAVFVATMPDGSQIADFRLWWPRFTGMSYDQRNCMVVGFMMGFAVIPVIFTIAEDALSNVPPSLTSASEALGASRWQVVRTVVLPIASAGILSAIMIGLGRAVGETMVVVMATGNTPLFDESGNFILGDFGIGNGQFPLASHWNPFNGMRTLSANIAVELPEAAQGSTHYRTLFLGALVLFAMTFVLNTAAEVMRQKLREKFKIV, encoded by the coding sequence ATGTCACCCAGTCCCTCAGACGCTCATTCCCAGCCGACCAGCAGCGCCACGGGGCCATCACGTCCAGTTCCTGAGCGGTTCATCGTTTCCAAGGGCACGTTGCGCTGGGATCGCTTCATGAATTCGGCCATCGTCTTTGGTGGCATCGGCATCATCGTGGCAGTGTTTGGCATCTTTGCTTTCATTGCCCTGGAAATCGCGCCGCTGTTCAAAGGGGCGCATATTGAGGAGAAAAGCCAGGTGCTGCTGGCCGCGCCCGAGGGCGCGGTGGTGGGGCTGGATGAATGGTCCGAACTGCCGTTTTACTTCGATGGCGGAGCCGGGGTGGTGTTTCAGCCTGTGAAGGGGGGCGCAGCCCAGCGCCTGCCCACGGGCCTGCCGGAGGGCACCGAGATCACAGCCAAGCGGCATGATCCCCTGAAGGGGCGCGTGGTCATCGGCACGGCGGACGGGCAGGTGGGATTTGTGGGCGTGACGTATCTGTCTGAATATCAGGCGGAAGGTCCGGCCCTGGTGAAACCGTCTGTGAAAGCTGAGCCGCTGCTGGCAATGAAAGAGGGCGTAACCGCCCCGGTGCTGGACATGGACTATGCGGACGCGGGCGACAAAAAGCTGTTTGCGGCGATCCAGGAAGTGGACGGCCAGCGGACTTTGACAACACTTAGCCTGAGGCAGAAAAAGAGCCTGATGGGCAAAGGCAAAACGGAGGTGGATGGCCGCGATGACCTGACGGCATTGATGGAAGGTGCCAGGCCGCAGCGGGTGCTGGTGGCAGGCACGGCAGACAGCCTGCTGGCACTGACGGACGCGGGTGAGGTGATGTATTTCTTCCGTCTGAGCAGCGGCTGGGAGCTGCGGCAGCGGTTCAAGCCCTTCGATGGCGGGCAGGTGACAGGGGTGGACTACCTCTTCGGCCAGGTGAGTGTGGTCTGTTACAATGAGAAGGGGCAGGTGCGCATCTACAGCCTGTTTGTGCCGGAAGGCGGAACCATGCGGCTGTTCGGCCTGACCAAGGAATTTCAGCCCATTGACGGACCCATCACTTTCTATCGGGCCAGCCAGCGGAACAAATCCTTCCTGGTGGGCAATAAAAAGGAATGCGCTCTCTGTTATGCCACGACAGCCAGTGTGCGCCGCCATGTGGACCTGCCGTTTGAGGCCGTTTCCGTGGCGATGGATGCCAAGGCGGAGCACATGGGATTCCTGGACACCCAGGGCAAGATGCATCTCTATGAGATTAGCGATCCGCACCCGGAAGCAGGCTGGCGGGCCTTCTTTGGCGAGGTGTGGTATGAAGGATTCGCAAAGCCCAAGTATGAGTGGCAGAGCACCAGCGGCACAGATGACTTTGAGCCGAAGCTGTCACTGATTCCTCTGATCGCCGGGTCGCTGAAGGGGACGTTTTATGCGATGCTTTTCGCTGTGCCCATCGCCCTGCTGGCGGCGATTTATACTTCGCAGTTTCTGGCACCGGGCATGAAGCGGATTGTAAAGCCCTCCATGGAGATCATGGCCTCCCTGCCCTCCGTGGTGCTGGGTTTCCTGGCGGCGCTGTGGCTGGCGCCCTTGATCGAAAACCGGATACCCTCCATCCTGCTGGCCATCGTTTCCATCCCGGTTTCCGCCAGCCTGCTGGGCCTTCTCTGGGGGCAGATGCCCATCGCCCGCCGCAACCGTCTGCCAAAGGGGACCGAATACATGCTCATCGCCCCCGTGATGCTTGTCTTTGCCTGGGCGGGCTGGCATCTGGGGCCTGCGCTGGAGGAGGCGGTGTTCGTCGCCACCATGCCGGACGGCTCCCAGATCGCGGACTTCCGCCTGTGGTGGCCGCGCTTCACGGGCATGTCCTATGACCAGCGCAACTGCATGGTGGTCGGTTTCATGATGGGCTTTGCGGTGATCCCGGTCATCTTCACCATCGCGGAGGATGCGCTTTCAAACGTGCCACCATCGCTCACTTCGGCCTCAGAAGCGCTCGGGGCCTCCCGCTGGCAGGTGGTCAGGACGGTGGTTCTGCCGATCGCCTCCGCTGGCATTCTTTCAGCCATCATGATCGGCCTGGGGCGTGCGGTGGGGGAAACGATGGTGGTCGTGATGGCCACGGGAAACACGCCGCTGTTTGATGAATCTGGAAATTTCATTCTGGGCGACTTTGGCATCGGCAATGGTCAGTTTCCGCTGGCTAGTCACTGGAACCCCTTCAACGGCATGCGCACACTTTCGGCCAACATTGCGGTGGAACTGCCGGAGGCCGCCCAGGGCTCCACGCATTACCGCACGCTTTTCCTCGGTGCCCTGGTACTGTTTGCGATGACCTTTGTCCTGAACACCGCCGCCGAGGTGATGCGCCAGAAACTGCGCGAGAAATTTAAAATCGTCTGA
- a CDS encoding ATPase, T2SS/T4P/T4SS family, which yields MEDINERSQLGYRMLHLSKDAGVSDFYITPWEPLTYKRNGKLFFDSFIYQPERPLEFTAGCVDYALTLGNRRYRVNRMVTRGRPRWVMRLLPESIPDISKLMVPPAAIKAFLEAKNGLFLVCGATGSGKSTTIASMILERAKRRQEHVLTFEDPIEFVYPEGTPSLVSQREIGTDELDFNKSLRAALRQAPDVILVGEIRDGETAEIALQAAETGHVVVATLHTSSAAQTVQRYLKLIPSDRMENAMLSFADSFRGILCQRLLFDETRGKRFPIHELLLPYDSVCGMIRRGEFKNLEQELEAGFTRGMISFERCLAFRQQDGWKPTQARKTGYAEHEVYDYLSRENLTSVYAVG from the coding sequence ATGGAAGACATCAACGAACGCAGCCAGCTGGGCTACCGAATGCTTCATCTTTCCAAGGATGCGGGCGTGAGTGACTTTTACATCACCCCGTGGGAGCCGCTGACCTACAAGCGCAACGGCAAGCTGTTCTTTGACTCTTTCATCTACCAGCCGGAAAGGCCGCTGGAATTCACCGCCGGCTGCGTGGACTATGCGCTGACGCTGGGAAACCGCCGCTACCGGGTGAACAGGATGGTCACCCGTGGCCGTCCCCGCTGGGTGATGCGCCTGCTGCCGGAAAGCATCCCGGACATCAGCAAGCTGATGGTGCCGCCGGCGGCCATCAAAGCCTTTCTGGAAGCCAAGAACGGCCTGTTTCTGGTCTGCGGTGCCACCGGCTCAGGCAAGTCCACCACCATCGCCTCCATGATCCTGGAGCGCGCCAAGCGCAGACAGGAGCATGTGCTGACCTTTGAGGACCCGATTGAGTTTGTGTATCCGGAAGGCACGCCTTCCCTGGTTTCCCAGCGCGAAATCGGCACGGATGAACTGGACTTTAACAAATCCTTGCGCGCAGCTTTGCGCCAGGCACCGGATGTGATCCTGGTGGGGGAAATTCGTGATGGGGAAACGGCAGAGATCGCCCTGCAGGCGGCGGAAACGGGGCATGTGGTGGTGGCCACGTTGCATACCTCCAGCGCGGCGCAGACGGTGCAGCGCTACCTGAAGCTGATCCCCAGTGACCGCATGGAAAATGCGATGCTCTCCTTTGCCGACAGCTTCCGTGGCATCCTCTGCCAGCGGCTGCTGTTTGATGAAACGCGCGGCAAGCGCTTCCCCATCCATGAGCTGCTGCTGCCCTATGACTCCGTGTGCGGAATGATCCGGCGGGGGGAGTTCAAGAACCTGGAGCAGGAGCTGGAGGCCGGCTTCACCCGCGGGATGATCAGCTTTGAACGGTGCCTGGCATTCCGCCAGCAGGACGGCTGGAAGCCGACCCAGGCGCGCAAGACCGGATACGCCGAGCATGAGGTGTATGACTACTTATCACGTGAAAACCTGACTTCTGTTTATGCTGTTGGATGA
- a CDS encoding type II secretion system F family protein: MLKKVTITNVNTGHKSISMVDTDTHEKALIGSGISANETASIEDITGPDEKLQRMTSPKGGTDDCAAFFSGLGRCLERNISMTKSLKLQVNRVVSARYKGMIAEVIHSISMGEKFSDAMSRYRDIFSEDILSLIIAGEEAGQLARVCKRIGVAQKKSSKTLKKLKGAMIYPAVVTVLGVIVVIIMSFTLVPAMSKLFLNFGTELPFATKSLIALSNLFIHQPYMAAAPLVALYIFFSNFSKFTALKWVQDLALKIPVVGMLVRKSAAASGFRTLAMLTESNVRLTSALEITSSATWHYHYKEFFNRLRDHISVGRTLHEGFLMESHWLGADGRNLCGLIELASETGSGTEMLAEIADDYEEELDNMAASLDKLIEPLTMLILGVMVGFLIYAIYGPMFSLGDVILKKK, encoded by the coding sequence ATGCTGAAAAAAGTCACCATCACCAATGTCAACACGGGCCACAAGAGCATCTCCATGGTGGATACGGACACGCATGAAAAGGCGCTGATCGGGTCCGGCATTTCCGCTAATGAAACGGCCTCCATCGAAGACATCACCGGCCCGGATGAAAAGCTGCAGAGGATGACCTCGCCCAAAGGTGGCACGGATGACTGCGCCGCCTTTTTCTCCGGCCTGGGCCGCTGCCTGGAGCGCAACATCAGCATGACCAAAAGCCTGAAGCTGCAGGTCAACCGCGTCGTCTCCGCCCGCTACAAAGGCATGATCGCCGAAGTGATCCACTCCATCTCCATGGGGGAAAAGTTCAGCGATGCGATGTCCCGCTATCGCGATATTTTTTCTGAGGACATCCTGTCCCTGATCATCGCAGGTGAAGAGGCCGGCCAGCTTGCCCGCGTGTGCAAGCGCATCGGCGTGGCCCAAAAGAAGTCCTCGAAGACCCTCAAAAAACTGAAGGGCGCGATGATCTATCCTGCGGTGGTGACGGTGCTGGGCGTCATTGTGGTCATCATCATGAGCTTCACGCTGGTGCCTGCCATGTCGAAGCTGTTTTTGAACTTCGGTACGGAGCTTCCCTTCGCCACCAAGTCACTCATCGCCCTGTCCAATTTGTTCATCCATCAGCCTTACATGGCAGCGGCCCCGCTGGTGGCCCTGTACATCTTCTTTTCCAACTTCAGCAAGTTTACTGCGCTGAAGTGGGTGCAGGACCTGGCTCTGAAGATCCCGGTGGTAGGGATGCTGGTGCGCAAATCGGCAGCAGCCTCCGGGTTTCGCACGCTGGCCATGCTCACAGAATCCAATGTGAGGCTGACGAGTGCGCTGGAGATCACGTCTTCGGCCACCTGGCACTATCATTACAAAGAGTTCTTCAACCGCCTGCGGGATCACATCAGCGTGGGCCGGACTCTGCATGAGGGCTTTTTGATGGAATCCCACTGGCTGGGGGCGGACGGGAGAAACCTATGCGGTCTCATTGAACTGGCCTCCGAAACGGGCTCTGGTACGGAAATGCTGGCAGAGATCGCCGATGACTATGAGGAGGAGCTGGACAACATGGCCGCCTCCCTGGACAAGCTGATCGAGCCGTTGACGATGCTCATCCTCGGCGTGATGGTGGGCTTCCTGATCTATGCGATCTATGGGCCGATGTTCAGCCTGGGCGATGTGATCCTGAAGAAGAAGTAA
- a CDS encoding NAD(P)H-dependent oxidoreductase: MTSANDLLSALNWRYACKVFDPAKKIPAETWATLEASLVLTPSSFGLQPWRFIVVQDAALREALVPHAWNQRQVSDASHLIVMAVPKVMPEAHIDANLMRMAEVRGGTPDALMGFRKMLTGFRDGMEAQGGLEQWAKLQAYIALGQFMLSAALLGVDTCPMEGFVPAKFDELLGLEAEGWTAAVLCPAGYRHPDDRYASLPKVRFEAGSVMEYR; this comes from the coding sequence ATGACTTCTGCCAACGATCTCCTTTCCGCCCTGAACTGGCGCTATGCCTGCAAGGTCTTCGACCCGGCCAAAAAAATCCCTGCCGAGACCTGGGCGACGCTGGAGGCCTCGCTGGTTTTGACGCCGTCCAGCTTCGGCCTGCAACCGTGGCGGTTTATCGTGGTGCAGGATGCGGCTTTGCGTGAGGCCCTGGTGCCTCATGCCTGGAACCAGAGGCAGGTCAGCGATGCATCTCATCTCATCGTCATGGCGGTGCCGAAGGTGATGCCGGAGGCGCATATTGATGCGAACCTGATGCGCATGGCGGAGGTGCGCGGCGGCACCCCAGATGCGCTGATGGGATTCCGCAAAATGCTGACGGGTTTTCGCGATGGCATGGAAGCCCAGGGCGGGCTGGAACAATGGGCCAAACTGCAGGCTTACATCGCGCTCGGGCAGTTCATGCTCAGCGCGGCGCTGCTGGGCGTGGACACCTGCCCGATGGAGGGTTTTGTGCCGGCCAAGTTTGATGAGCTGTTAGGCCTGGAGGCGGAGGGATGGACAGCCGCGGTGCTGTGCCCGGCAGGTTACCGGCACCCGGATGACCGCTATGCCAGCCTGCCGAAGGTGCGCTTTGAGGCGGGGAGCGTGATGGAGTACCGGTGA
- a CDS encoding superoxide dismutase, which yields MAHTLPALPYDKTALEPHIDAATMEIHHGKHHNAYVTNLNNAIAGKADLEALSIEDLCKNISSVPADIQAAVRNNGGGHFNHSLFWNIMGPNAGGAPTGELAAAIDAAFGSFDAFKEAFAKAGATRFGSGWAWLVVKDGKVAVTSTPNQDNPLMDGSGTPILGCDVWEHAYYLKYQNKRPDYIAAWWNVVNWTAVADLFAKAK from the coding sequence ATGGCTCATACACTGCCCGCACTCCCCTACGACAAGACGGCGCTCGAACCGCACATTGACGCCGCCACGATGGAGATCCATCACGGTAAGCATCACAACGCCTATGTGACCAATTTGAACAACGCCATCGCCGGCAAGGCCGACCTTGAGGCGCTTTCCATCGAAGATCTCTGCAAAAACATCAGCTCTGTGCCTGCCGATATCCAGGCAGCCGTCCGCAACAACGGCGGCGGTCATTTCAACCACAGCCTGTTCTGGAACATCATGGGCCCCAATGCCGGTGGCGCGCCGACCGGTGAGCTGGCCGCAGCCATTGACGCCGCCTTCGGCAGCTTCGATGCCTTCAAGGAAGCCTTTGCCAAAGCCGGTGCCACCCGCTTCGGTTCCGGCTGGGCCTGGCTCGTCGTCAAGGACGGCAAAGTCGCCGTCACTTCCACACCCAACCAGGACAATCCCCTCATGGACGGCAGCGGCACCCCCATTCTGGGCTGCGATGTCTGGGAGCACGCTTATTATTTGAAATATCAGAACAAGCGCCCTGACTACATCGCTGCCTGGTGGAATGTCGTCAACTGGACCGCCGTGGCAGATCTCTTTGCCAAGGCCAAGTAA
- a CDS encoding prepilin-type N-terminal cleavage/methylation domain-containing protein, translating into MKTVFAATGLRRGYTLIEVLAAAAVIAVSAAAAVSLSSSLMLQEELAWRTAITRNYQENMARLWQLGMSPTGSKDPSNIGAVMPSVANSVRLNEAINGTPFLIETGTTSPEGLGTLQTAIVSASVNVAANPAEKIQGSNFTLSVYRPSLPVLLRTSTVTR; encoded by the coding sequence ATGAAAACGGTATTTGCTGCAACCGGTTTACGCCGTGGCTACACCCTCATCGAGGTGCTGGCCGCAGCCGCCGTCATCGCTGTCAGCGCCGCTGCGGCGGTGAGCCTGAGCAGCTCGCTCATGCTGCAGGAGGAGCTGGCCTGGCGCACCGCCATCACACGTAATTATCAGGAAAACATGGCCCGGCTGTGGCAGCTCGGCATGAGCCCCACCGGCAGCAAGGACCCGTCCAACATCGGGGCGGTGATGCCCTCCGTCGCCAACAGTGTGCGCCTGAATGAAGCCATCAACGGAACCCCCTTTCTCATTGAGACCGGCACCACCAGTCCGGAAGGCCTGGGCACGCTGCAGACCGCCATCGTCAGCGCTTCGGTGAATGTCGCCGCCAATCCCGCAGAGAAAATTCAGGGCTCCAATTTCACCCTCAGTGTTTATCGGCCCAGCCTGCCTGTGCTGCTGCGCACAAGCACCGTGACCCGCTGA
- a CDS encoding PQQ-binding-like beta-propeller repeat protein produces MMRYVLPLLLATSLHAENWPQWRGPRLDGTSHDRGFPIGLTEKTLTWKTELPGEGHASPIVWGDRVITVASLPDEQQRVILCLDRASGKLLWQKPVLTTGLEGKHRLNSHASSTPATDGELIFTAFLDQTEVVVSAHDFSGKQVWQVRPGTFASKHGFCSSPILFEDKVIVNCDHDGPGYIVAFARADGRELWRIQRPNQTRSYCVPLIREMAGRTQMVLSGSKCITSYDPRTGSLIWMMDGPTEQFVASPVFDEKSGLLLVSGGFPEHHILAIQPDGFGDVTQTHIEWRTNKGVAYVPSPICENGWFLIVSDSGIGHCFDAKTGEIAWEERMKEHHASLVSAEGKVFFINDFGTMRSLKPGKNYDVLAESELDEKVFSSPAMSEGQIFIRGSQSLFCLGKRTAATAAR; encoded by the coding sequence ATGATGCGTTACGTCCTGCCCCTGCTCCTCGCCACCAGCCTCCATGCTGAGAACTGGCCGCAGTGGCGCGGTCCCCGCCTGGATGGCACCAGTCATGACCGGGGTTTCCCCATCGGACTGACGGAGAAAACGCTCACCTGGAAGACTGAGCTGCCGGGCGAAGGCCATGCCTCCCCCATCGTCTGGGGAGACCGCGTCATCACCGTCGCCTCCTTGCCGGATGAGCAGCAGCGCGTCATCCTCTGCCTGGACCGCGCCAGCGGCAAACTCCTCTGGCAGAAGCCTGTCCTCACCACCGGCCTGGAAGGCAAGCACCGCCTCAACAGCCACGCCTCCAGCACCCCGGCCACCGATGGCGAACTCATTTTCACCGCCTTTCTCGATCAGACTGAGGTCGTCGTCAGCGCCCATGATTTCTCCGGCAAACAAGTCTGGCAGGTCCGCCCCGGCACCTTCGCCAGCAAGCACGGCTTCTGTTCCAGCCCCATCCTTTTTGAGGACAAAGTCATCGTCAATTGCGACCACGACGGCCCCGGTTACATCGTCGCCTTCGCCCGTGCCGATGGCCGCGAGCTCTGGCGCATCCAGCGGCCGAATCAGACCCGCAGCTACTGTGTGCCACTCATTCGTGAAATGGCCGGGCGCACTCAGATGGTCCTCAGCGGCAGCAAATGCATCACCAGTTATGATCCCCGCACCGGCAGCCTCATCTGGATGATGGACGGCCCCACCGAGCAGTTTGTCGCCTCTCCTGTCTTCGATGAAAAGTCCGGCCTGTTGCTGGTCAGCGGCGGTTTTCCAGAGCATCACATCCTGGCCATCCAGCCCGATGGATTTGGCGATGTCACCCAGACCCACATCGAGTGGCGCACCAACAAAGGCGTCGCTTACGTGCCCAGCCCCATCTGTGAAAACGGTTGGTTCCTCATCGTCAGCGATTCCGGCATCGGCCATTGTTTTGATGCCAAGACAGGCGAGATCGCCTGGGAGGAGCGCATGAAAGAGCACCATGCCTCCCTCGTCAGCGCGGAGGGGAAAGTGTTTTTCATCAATGACTTCGGCACGATGCGCAGCCTCAAGCCCGGTAAAAATTACGACGTCCTGGCCGAAAGTGAACTCGATGAAAAAGTCTTCTCCTCCCCCGCCATGAGCGAGGGACAGATCTTCATTCGCGGCAGCCAAAGCCTCTTCTGTCTGGGCAAGCGCACAGCAGCGACGGCGGCAAGGTGA
- a CDS encoding choice-of-anchor K domain-containing protein yields METAARHSFHSAPPARRSRLGFSVMELVVLIAIMGVLITVVVTMMGSQPVAVRNAKLASDVATLNQMVSVYVSDGGRLAGLTNAQTVLDRLKKARPQAEWKQHTGPVSGRLVDVRLMARTTSTAEKNGQERALWNPKTQRFELTTKGGNAVSEFYLDESLAASQPGTESRTAPVVKYNSAAGKNQGWVWGYSATGNIAYNTPGSNDGKGASNPFDPSQPAPLPDPGDGGDDGAGNDGGGDTGGGDDDPPAPSIKQLPRPRILPDGNRSFPYAAFPASVAISPGDVPAGGSRLDYRVNGGEWKPYSGSPIPLSSGDKVEARNFATDTTLYRTSSPDSDTYYRLVSGFSGSGTGTWGNAAGGSNLVTSVQNGSTSSTFQHGNTKLDLGNGEFLDAGVENVLTFTPGQFETITPNVWFDLGNLVMLNGNTFYNSEASAVTLSINLNLTEPAHSTVVHINLGLISTENTSDRLASADIVELRNPNTDFKVTVDGVEYRLQLGWETLDPGAGVVQGNQFYIYETATASAVLRGRFVPNQ; encoded by the coding sequence ATGGAAACAGCAGCCCGTCACTCTTTTCATTCAGCTCCGCCTGCCCGGCGGTCGCGTTTGGGATTTTCGGTGATGGAGCTGGTGGTGCTGATCGCCATCATGGGTGTCCTCATCACCGTCGTAGTGACGATGATGGGTTCCCAACCGGTGGCGGTGCGTAACGCAAAACTGGCTTCAGACGTGGCGACACTGAATCAGATGGTTTCCGTCTATGTCTCTGATGGTGGCAGGCTGGCCGGACTGACCAATGCCCAGACCGTGCTTGACAGGCTGAAGAAGGCGCGTCCGCAAGCTGAGTGGAAACAGCATACAGGCCCGGTCTCCGGCAGGCTGGTAGATGTGCGGCTCATGGCCCGGACCACCAGCACCGCCGAAAAAAACGGCCAGGAGAGGGCCCTCTGGAATCCCAAGACCCAGCGCTTTGAACTCACCACCAAAGGGGGCAATGCCGTGAGCGAATTTTACCTGGACGAATCCCTGGCAGCCAGCCAGCCAGGTACTGAGTCACGCACGGCCCCGGTGGTGAAATACAATTCTGCGGCCGGGAAGAACCAGGGCTGGGTGTGGGGCTATTCCGCCACAGGCAATATCGCCTACAACACACCTGGCAGCAACGATGGCAAAGGCGCGAGCAACCCCTTTGATCCGAGCCAGCCAGCCCCGCTGCCTGATCCTGGAGACGGCGGAGATGACGGCGCGGGAAATGACGGAGGGGGTGATACAGGGGGTGGAGATGATGATCCACCGGCACCCTCCATCAAGCAGCTGCCCAGGCCCAGGATCCTGCCAGATGGCAACCGTTCTTTCCCGTATGCAGCATTTCCTGCCTCAGTGGCCATCAGTCCAGGTGATGTTCCTGCCGGCGGCTCCAGACTGGATTACCGGGTCAATGGCGGCGAATGGAAACCCTACTCCGGCAGCCCGATCCCTCTGAGCTCAGGAGACAAGGTGGAAGCACGCAACTTTGCCACGGATACCACCTTGTACAGGACAAGCAGTCCGGATTCCGATACTTATTACCGGCTGGTTTCAGGCTTCAGCGGCTCCGGCACCGGCACCTGGGGGAATGCTGCCGGCGGGTCCAATTTGGTGACCTCGGTGCAGAACGGCAGCACCAGCTCCACGTTCCAGCACGGCAATACCAAGCTGGATCTGGGCAACGGAGAGTTCCTGGATGCCGGGGTGGAGAACGTTCTGACCTTCACACCGGGACAGTTTGAAACCATCACACCCAATGTCTGGTTTGATTTGGGCAACCTGGTGATGCTCAACGGCAACACCTTTTATAACAGCGAGGCCAGCGCCGTGACGCTGAGCATCAACCTGAACCTGACAGAGCCCGCCCACTCCACCGTGGTGCACATCAACCTGGGGCTCATCAGCACCGAAAACACCTCCGACAGGCTGGCCAGCGCCGACATCGTGGAACTGCGCAACCCCAACACCGATTTCAAAGTGACCGTAGATGGAGTGGAGTACCGCCTGCAACTGGGCTGGGAAACACTGGACCCAGGAGCCGGCGTGGTTCAGGGCAACCAGTTTTACATCTATGAAACCGCCACGGCCAGCGCGGTGCTGAGAGGCCGCTTTGTGCCAAACCAATAA